One stretch of candidate division KSB1 bacterium DNA includes these proteins:
- a CDS encoding PorV/PorQ family protein, translating into MRAQKSDLRSTRLFLLWACVVAVQVLIIPGLFAQSKTGTTIGQFLLIEPSARYAGMGNAGVASHDEIGAAYYNPGALGRLQGYGLQVTHSEWLADISYDYVAALVGAGQIGNLLFTVTSLQSGEIDVRTVEQPLGTGERYTVSNIALGVGYGRQVTDRFSMGVQVSYVQETIWHSSLATVAINVGTLYNLTSGGLRLGASIANFGLGARYQGRDLRIQYDKDPTRYGDNSSLPGEVYTEKYPLPVLFRVGLSWPVRISERHQLCAAVTAFHPSDNTESISFGAEWRMFGSVAVRAGYQNLFLKDSEVGLTLGAGARLSLGDTELQIDYAWADHGRLEYTQRFTLGFSF; encoded by the coding sequence ATGAGAGCGCAAAAGTCTGATCTCCGCAGTACGCGTCTGTTTCTCCTGTGGGCGTGCGTGGTCGCAGTGCAGGTGCTCATTATCCCCGGCCTCTTCGCGCAAAGCAAGACCGGCACGACCATCGGCCAGTTCTTGCTTATCGAGCCCAGTGCCCGCTATGCTGGAATGGGCAATGCCGGCGTCGCCTCTCACGACGAGATCGGCGCTGCGTACTACAATCCCGGGGCATTGGGCCGCTTGCAGGGGTACGGTCTGCAGGTGACCCACAGCGAATGGCTGGCGGACATCTCCTACGACTATGTGGCAGCGTTAGTGGGGGCCGGGCAGATTGGCAACCTGCTTTTCACGGTGACCTCGCTGCAGTCTGGTGAGATCGACGTGCGGACGGTGGAGCAGCCGCTGGGCACCGGGGAGCGCTACACGGTGTCCAACATTGCGCTTGGCGTTGGGTACGGTCGTCAGGTCACGGACCGCTTTTCCATGGGTGTGCAAGTGAGCTATGTGCAGGAAACCATCTGGCATAGCTCTTTGGCAACGGTGGCCATCAACGTCGGGACGCTGTACAATCTCACCTCTGGAGGCTTGCGGCTGGGGGCGAGCATTGCCAACTTTGGCCTTGGCGCGCGCTACCAGGGGCGGGACCTGCGCATCCAGTACGACAAAGACCCCACTCGCTACGGCGACAATAGTAGCCTCCCGGGCGAGGTCTACACGGAAAAGTATCCGCTGCCGGTCCTCTTCCGCGTGGGGCTGAGTTGGCCCGTGCGCATCAGCGAGCGGCACCAGCTTTGCGCGGCAGTCACCGCCTTTCATCCCAGCGACAACACGGAAAGCATCAGCTTCGGCGCAGAGTGGCGGATGTTCGGCAGCGTGGCCGTGCGTGCGGGCTACCAGAACCTCTTTCTCAAGGATTCCGAGGTAGGGCTCACCCTCGGCGCGGGGGCGCGTCTGTCCTTGGGCGATACCGAGCTGCAGATCGACTACGCGTGGGCCGACCACGGACGCCTGGAGTACACGCAGCGCTTTACTCTGGGATTCAGCTTCTGA
- a CDS encoding sugar ABC transporter substrate-binding protein, with product MWAIGAEGERLGPLVEWFMRENPGVRLSVQTIPWSAAHEKLITAVAGGTQPDLCQLGNTWMPEFHAMQALAPLDSFIATSAVVKPERYFPGPWASGQFGGKVYGVPWYVETRVLFYRTDLLAEVGFPRGPRTWHELYEACRRLTVDTDGDGRPDRYGLTLPVNVWEEPLFFTWQAGGRILADDMFTPAVTSEQSKDAWRFYVRFFREGLVPVTSGLLTDLFQAFESGYYAMFFSGPWMLTQVAQNCPRLAGRWSVAPMPAFRTTDSWAGGSNLVIFRKSNHKAEAWKVIEFLSRVEVQREWYHLTSDLPAVEDAWQDSTLTANPLIQVFHDQLQHTRPAPQVPEWEQIASRINRWLEAAVYGKVSVDQAVEGLARDIESIMRKRPDSHRHTVRSIAPETARPQHREAGQP from the coding sequence ATGTGGGCCATAGGCGCCGAGGGGGAGCGGCTTGGCCCGCTGGTGGAATGGTTCATGCGCGAAAATCCAGGGGTACGCCTGTCGGTGCAGACGATTCCCTGGAGCGCCGCACACGAGAAGCTCATTACCGCCGTTGCCGGGGGTACCCAACCTGACCTCTGCCAACTCGGCAACACCTGGATGCCTGAGTTTCATGCCATGCAAGCCCTCGCTCCCCTGGACAGCTTCATCGCTACCTCTGCCGTGGTCAAACCGGAGCGATACTTCCCCGGGCCCTGGGCATCAGGGCAGTTCGGGGGCAAGGTCTACGGTGTGCCCTGGTACGTGGAGACCAGGGTGCTCTTCTACCGCACGGACCTGTTGGCGGAGGTCGGCTTTCCCCGCGGGCCGCGCACCTGGCATGAGCTGTACGAGGCGTGCCGGCGACTGACCGTGGACACCGATGGCGACGGCAGGCCGGACCGTTACGGGCTGACGCTGCCGGTGAACGTCTGGGAGGAGCCGCTCTTCTTCACCTGGCAGGCAGGCGGGCGTATTCTGGCCGACGACATGTTTACCCCTGCGGTGACCTCCGAGCAGAGCAAAGACGCGTGGCGTTTCTACGTCCGCTTCTTCCGCGAAGGGTTAGTGCCGGTGACCAGTGGCCTCCTCACCGATCTCTTCCAGGCATTCGAGAGCGGCTACTATGCGATGTTTTTTTCGGGGCCTTGGATGTTGACGCAGGTGGCGCAGAACTGCCCGCGGCTGGCCGGCCGCTGGAGCGTGGCGCCCATGCCGGCGTTTCGCACCACGGACTCCTGGGCGGGCGGCAGCAACTTGGTGATCTTTCGCAAGTCGAACCACAAGGCTGAGGCCTGGAAGGTCATCGAGTTCCTCTCGCGCGTCGAGGTGCAAAGGGAGTGGTATCACCTCACCTCTGACCTGCCGGCGGTGGAAGATGCCTGGCAGGACAGTACCCTGACGGCCAATCCGCTCATCCAGGTCTTCCACGACCAGCTGCAGCACACGCGGCCGGCACCCCAGGTGCCCGAATGGGAGCAGATCGCCAGCCGCATCAACCGCTGGCTGGAAGCGGCGGTGTATGGAAAGGTGAGCGTAGACCAGGCAGTCGAAGGCTTGGCAAGGGATATCGAGAGCATCATGCGCAAGCGCCCAGACTCGCACAGACATACCGTGCGTTCGATTGCGCCAGAGACCGCCAGGCCTCAGCACCGGGAGGCAGGGCAGCCGTGA